Within the Mycobacterium gordonae genome, the region CGCCGTAGCCGCCGTACTGGGTGGGCTGGTTGTTGAAGTCGTCAGGTGGGCCGTAACGTGCCACGGTTCCGATGTTATAGGTCCCGTCGTAGTACGACGGGCGGCGGGCGAGGATGCGATGAATGTGCCGCACCGGTCGGGTCTGTACGTGTGACGCTGATTTCGCAGCAGTCTGCAGAGAGGACGCCGCCGTAATGCAGTCGAACGACTCAAGCCCACCGATTCTGTTCATACACGGGGCATTCGGGCGCCCGTCCCTCCTCGAGCCGTGGACCGACTTCTTCGGTCAGGCCGGTTTCGACTGCGTCGCACCGGCATTGCCAGGACGCGATCCCTCTGATGACGAGGCGTTGCACCGCTGCGGCATCGGTGCGTTTTTTGACTCGGTACTTCGCGTCTACGACGCGCTTGCCGCACCACCGGTCATCATCGGTCACAGCATGGGTGGGTTACTCGCCCAGAAGCTCGCGGCGGCCCGCGACCCGCGCGCCGTCGTGCTCCTGGCTTCGGTTCCGCCCGGAATCCTCTGGCCGCAACTGAAACCACTCCCGCACCTGGCGCCACTGATGCCCTCCATCCTGGCGGGACGGCCGATCCTGCCGTCGCCCCGAACCATGCGCGAAGTCCCCCTGTGCACGCTGCCGTCCGCCGAACAGGATGCACTGATCCCGCTGCTGGTTCGCGATTCTGGGAAGGTGTACCGCGAGATGCTGATCGGTGCGCCCGTCACCCGGGTGAATGCTTCGGACGTCACGTGTCCGGTGCTCTGTGTCAGCGCGGGCGAAGACCGAAACGTCACGTCCCGGGCGTCGCGGCAGATTGCGCGCCGCTACGGCGCCGAACACTTCGTGCATCCCGCACTGCCGCATTGGATCATCGCGGAGTCAGCGTTGCACGAGGTGGCGCCGCCGGTGCTTGCCTGGATATCCCAGGCACTCACCCTCGGTGCCTGACGGTCCACTCAGAAGGTGTCGACCTTGTCGACGCTGACGAACATGCCGTGGCCAGTGCCGTTGTTGGAGAAGCGGGTGCCGTCCTTGGTGGCGACGATGGTCCAGCCCTGCGCCTGGTACGTCTTGTAATCGATCGTGACAGTGGGAATGGCGCCGAGGTTGCCGAGCACCCACTGCACATCGCCGGCGGAGGTGATGTGGACGCCGTTCGCGTGCTCGCCGTCTTTGAGTGGCGAGTTGGTGAACGGTGCCTCGCAGCCCACGCTTTCCTTATTGATTTGGCAGCGCGTCGTGCCCGACTTGGTTTCGATGAAGACGTAGCCGTTCTGGTCGGGATTCAGGGTGACCGTGCCCGGCGCCCCGGTCGTTGACGGCGGCCCCGGGGGAGGTAGCGCGATGGGCGTCGTCGGCGCCGCCGGCGCAGAGGCACTGGGTCTGGGCGTCGGGAAGGAAGGTTCGGCCGGTCCGCGGCCGCCGGGGCTGGCCACCGGCCGGCCGTCGACGGTGGTGGTGCATCCGGCAACGAGCACGGCGACGGCGAGTGACACCCACCCAGCCTTTGGCAAAAACCGCAACGCACTACTCCCCGGAACTGTCTGATATCAGGAAGTCAGATTACGCACGGTGACAGCCAAGTCATCGCAGTGACGCGCGCCTAAAGGACGTCGTTGGCAAAGCGTTACCCGGCGTCGGCGGCTTCGGCCGCGGCGTCATGTACCCGACCCCGCACCACGAACCAGCCTCCGACGAGCGCCGGGATACCGAACGCCATGGCAGCCAGCATCCAGCGGCCGTACACCTTGTCGAACATCATCAACACCAGCACACCCGCAAGGAAGGCCAGCGTGATCCACCCGGTGTAGGGCGACAGCGGCATCCGGAACTTCGGGCGCTCCGTCTCCCCGGCCCTGGCCAGGTGGTGGAACCGCAACTGGCACGCGACGATCGTCGCCCAGGCCACGATGACGCCGGTCGCCGCGATATGCAGCACGATCTCGAAGGCGTGTTTCGGGGTGACGGCATTGAGCCCGATGCCGAACAGTCCGATCCCCGCGGTGAGCAGAATGCCACCGAAGGGCACGCCGTTCTTGGACATCGGCGCGGTGAATTTCGGGCCGCTGCCGTTGATCGCCATCGACCGCAGGATCCGGCCGGTGGAATATAGTCCCGCATTTAGGCTCGACAGCGCAGCCGTGAGCACCACCAGGTTCATCACGTCGTCGCCCCAGGAGATGCCGAGCTTGTTGAAGAACGTCACGAACGGGCTCTCGCCGTCCTTGTAGGCGGTATAGGGCAGCAACAGAGCCAGCAGCACCGTCGACCCGATGTAGAAGACCGCGATCCGGAACACCACCGAGTTGATCGCCCGCGGCATGACCTTCTCGGGTTCCGCGGTTTCCCC harbors:
- a CDS encoding amino acid permease; translation: MAAPARALDREDAGYHKALKNRQIQMIALGGAIGTGLFLGAGGRLASAGPGLFIVFGICGVFVFLILRALGELVLYRPSSGSFVSYAREFFGEKVAFAAGWMYFLNWAMTGIVDTTAIAQYCRYWKAFQVVPQWTLALVALIVVVSMNLISVKLFGELEFWAALVKVLALVTFLIVGTVFLAGRFKVDGHDTGWSLLSSHGGLLPTGPLSLLLVTSGVVFAYAAIELVGIAAGETAEPEKVMPRAINSVVFRIAVFYIGSTVLLALLLPYTAYKDGESPFVTFFNKLGISWGDDVMNLVVLTAALSSLNAGLYSTGRILRSMAINGSGPKFTAPMSKNGVPFGGILLTAGIGLFGIGLNAVTPKHAFEIVLHIAATGVIVAWATIVACQLRFHHLARAGETERPKFRMPLSPYTGWITLAFLAGVLVLMMFDKVYGRWMLAAMAFGIPALVGGWFVVRGRVHDAAAEAADAG
- a CDS encoding alpha/beta hydrolase, coding for MQSNDSSPPILFIHGAFGRPSLLEPWTDFFGQAGFDCVAPALPGRDPSDDEALHRCGIGAFFDSVLRVYDALAAPPVIIGHSMGGLLAQKLAAARDPRAVVLLASVPPGILWPQLKPLPHLAPLMPSILAGRPILPSPRTMREVPLCTLPSAEQDALIPLLVRDSGKVYREMLIGAPVTRVNASDVTCPVLCVSAGEDRNVTSRASRQIARRYGAEHFVHPALPHWIIAESALHEVAPPVLAWISQALTLGA